Below is a genomic region from Phycobacter azelaicus.
AGGGCAGCTGGTCCAGCCGCTGGGGCATGGACCTCGGCAGCCTTGGTCGACGCGATTTCCTGAAAGGTGGCGCGGCCATTGCCGGCCTTGCGGCGGCCCTTCCGAGCGGGGCAAAGGCGCAAGGGACATCCACGCTTGTCTTTACCGGCGGCACGGTGCTGACGGTCGATGAGGATTTTTCCGAGGCCGAGGCCATCGCCATTCGTGGAAACCGGATCCTGGCGGTGGGCACTGCGGGTGAGGTGCGCTCGGTTGCCGGGGCGGATGCCCTTGTTGTCGATCTGGAGGGCAAGACCGTCCTGCCAGGTTTTGTCGATCCCCATACCCATGTGGTCAGCGGCGCCGTGATGGATGCGGTGATGGAATATGTCGGCATGGCGCGTTTCGGCACCGTGGCCGAGGTGCTGGATCACATCGCCGCCCGCGCGGCAGATGCGCCCGCAGGGGAATGGCTGGTGTTCCGTAACTTTGACCCTGCGGTGCAGGAGGGTGCGGACGAGCTGACCTTTGCCGATTTCGATGCGATCTCCACCGAGCATCCGATCTTTGTGATCAATGCTTCCGGGCATCTGGCCTATGCCAATCTCGCCGCCTTTGAGGCCTCCAATGTGCCGATGGATGTGCAGAACCCTCCGGGTGCAGAATTCGTGCGCGATGCCGATGGCAACCTAACTGGCGTCATCAAGAACAACGTGGCCTTCCTGCAGGTGCTGAGCGGATATCCCAAGCTGGCCTCGACCGATCCTGTGGATGCGCTGGTGGGGCTTTTGTCGAAATGGAGTGCCCTCGGCCTGACAACCGTCAGCGAGCTGGCCCTTGGTGGCCTCACGCAGTCCCCGGCGGATGTGGATATCCTGATGGGAGCGGCGGCGACGGGCCGTCTGGCGGCGCGCCTGCGCGGCTATCCCTTCTATTCCATCGGGGCTGATGTCTGGGACGCCGCCGATATCACTCCGAACATGGGTAACGCTCTGGCCCGTGTATCGGGCTACAAGCTGGTCGCGGACGGGTCGAACCAGGGCTACACGGGTCTTCAGCGCGAGCCCTACCTCAACTCAGACAATTACGGCATTGCCTATATCGCCCCTGATGATCTGGTCGAGATGGCGGTGGAGCGTGCCAGCAAGGGCTGGCAGCTGGCGATCCATGGCAACGGCGATGCGGCCATCGACAATGTCCTGGACGCCTGCGAGGCGGTGCGCGATGCAGGGATAGACATGAGCCGGGTGCGCGCACGCATCGAGCACTGCTCGATCCTGCATGATGAACAGATCGCCCGCATGAAGGAGCTTGGCGTTTCGGCCAGCTTCCTGATCGGCCACGTCCACTACTGGGGCGTCGCCATGCGCGACGAGGTCTTTGGCGAGGAAAAGGCGCAGCTCTTGGATCGCTGCAAGAGTGTCGAGGACGCGGGCGTTGGCTTCACCATCCATTCCGATTTTACCGTGACCGACCCGGACCCGCTGCACATGATCGAAATGGCGGTGACGCGGAAGACCTGGAAAGACCCCGATTATGTGTTGGCGCCGGATGAAAAGGTCTCGGTCGAAACCGCCATCCGCGCGATCACGTCCGAGGCGGCCTGGCAGCTGTTCTCGGATCACGAGGTGGGCAGCCTGGAGCCGGGCAAGCTGGCGGATCTGGTGATCCTCGATCAGGACCCGCGCAAAGTGGATCCCGACACCATCAAGGACATCGCGGTGCTGGAAACCTGGATGGACGGGCGCCAGGTCTACAAGCGCGGCGCATAAAGCAGCTGGCCAGGGGTACCTTTTGCCCCTGAGCCGAACCCCTACATTCTGGTTTGCAGGTTCCCAAGCGTAAACACTCTGTTTCCGCTTGGCGCGCGCTCTGCCGCCCTTTTGTCGAGAATTTGTGCTAATTTCGCCCCGTTCCAAGTTGGGGTGCGCGCCAAGGCGCGACGCCTCCGCAATTGCTCGTTTCGTAAAGGGGGTCACGATGTCGGATCACACAAAGGTTTTTTCCTACTCGGTCGAGGGACTGTCTTACACGGTCACCCTCTATGAACAGGACGGGCAGATTTTTGCGGATATCTCCGTCGCCGAAGGGAGCATGGATGTGAACGCCATCTATTTCGGGGACGATACCCTTTCCGGCGACAGCGAGACACTGAGCGGCCCGCTCAACATGAACGGAGCGGAGAGCGACGGTGAGCCAATTCAATGGGACGAGGCCATCAAACTGAGTGATCCGGGTCTTGGACCTGAGGGTGCAGACAAGGAAACCTACCTTGAGGCGGGCGATACCCTGACGCTTGAGCTGGATGTGCAAAGCCTGGATGAGGTCGATATTTTCGGCATCCGCGCAACCTCGACGACCACCGATGCGGGGTCGATCAAGGCGGTTTCCGATGACCCGGAAGAACCGGAGGAGCCAGAAGAGGATCCCACCTACCAGAAGGTGTTCTTCGGTCAGGAGTTCTCGGATGCCGGTGATCCCTTGGGTGGCACCTTCATCCTGGATGAAGAACCCGACCCGAACCCCTATAACAACCTGGCCCTGCCTGAAGGCACCGAGCCGACTTTTGAGAATTACCTGAACTATTTCACGTCCGAAGAGGTCGGCGGTGATGTGACCACGCTGCAATCCGTTGTCTTCTATCAGACCGCCGAGGATGGCTCCCTTGTGGAGGAGTTCCGCTTGGATGCACCCGAGGGCGGTTTCCAAAGCGCCGATGATCTGCTTGCGGCCTATGATGCGGCGATTGAGGACGGGATACTGGCACCCGCATCCGGCGCGGACGACGGGTCCGATCTGATGGCCGTGTTGAGCCTGGAGCCGGGCATGGACGCCCCGGCAGAGGAGGACCTGATGCCCGAGGTCGAGGATATCGACCTCGCCTGATCCCGCTTGTCAGCTTTTGCACGGGAACCCAAAAGGCGCCTTGGATCTTCTCACGGGCGCCTTTTCCTTTGGGCGCCTGGCAAGCTTGACCGATCAGCCCGCGATCAACTCCTCGACCAGCAGGTTAAACCGGTTCAACGCCCCTTCGAACCTGCCAAAAAGATGGCTCGGGTTCCCGCGTGAGGCAAAACCCGCCTGAATTTCTTCGCCCAGATCAAAATCCTCCCTCAGGGTCATATGGGTGATCTTGTGGTTCTTCTCCCAATGCGCCTGCATCTGTGGCGTATCGGGCGTGTCCGCTGGCACCAGCGTTGCAAGGCGCATTCGGGTTTGGCCCTCCGACAAAGGCGTGCTGTTGATCCAGACAATATGATCCTGTTGCACCAGCATCTGCGTTGTCGGCATCAGGGAATAAAGAAGGTTGGCGTCCTTGCGAATGGACCACTCCTGTTCGGGTGTGTCGCCCAGAGCGGTCATCGTACGGCGCGGCAGGACCGATCGCATGTGTGATCCAAACATCTGGTAGGTCGACAGGTTGTCCGGGAAATGCGGCGCAATGGTTGCCGCATGGGCGACGCGAAAATGGTAGGCCTCGATCCCGCCTTCGACGAGAACCTTCCAATTCGCAGCTATCTCGATTGTCTCTTCTACGGCAATGCGGTGATCGGCGAGCGCCAACCAATCCAACTCTGCGGCCATGCCTCCGAGCCAATTGTCAACGTTCAGATCTCCGCCTGCATCCGGGTCTGCGATCACCCAGATGAAGCCATGCGCCTCGGCCGCCGGCAGGCGGCGCAGCCCGCGTTCACTGCGGGGAAGGTCCGGGAAGCCCTGTGCCTCTTGCGGGACGGCGCGCAAATCCCCGTCGTTTGTCCAACTCCAGCCATGATAGGGGCAGGTGAATACCCGCTTGCAGCCCGACGTCTCCCGTTCCAGCCGGGCGCCCCGATGGCGGCAGACGTTGAGAAAGGCGCGCACCTGCCCCGAATCATCTCGGGCCAAAAGGACCGGCAGCCCCATGACATCGCGCGCAAGAAAGGCCCTTGGCTCTGCCAGCTCGCTGGAATGGGCGGCAACCGTGGGTTTGCGGCGAAAGATCATCGCGCGCTCACGCTCAAAGCGATCTGGGCTGCAATACCGGGAGATCGGCGAATGCGAGATCGACGCATCCAGATAGGCCGATTTCTGCTCGGCCAGCCCGATGATTTCCTTGATGAGGGTGATTTCCTCGGTCCGGTCCATAGTGCTGCCTCCCAGTGCAAAATGCCTTACCATATGGTAAGTAACTTACTGCGTGGTAAGTTGTCAATAATGGCCTATGATGGCCACACAGGAGTATGCATATGGCTGAACACACAGAGGCAGCAGATCGCTATGTGAAACTGGCTTCCCGGCATTTTGCCGAGCGCGGATACACAGGCGTCAGCCTTGCCGCCATCGCCAGGGAAGCGAAGGTCACCAAACAGGCGCTTTTGCATTTCTTTGGCACCAAGGAGCGACTTTATGCGGCGGTGCTCTCCGCGCTGGCCACGCGCCTATGTACAGAAATCGATGAGCTGCCGGGCGAGCGTGCAGAGGACCGTCTGATGCACTACTTTGAACGCCAGGGCGTTGGCAGTTTGCAGGATGCGCGCCTCGTGATCCGCGCGCTATTGGAAAGCGACGAGACGGCAAAAATCTGGCCGCTGAAACCCTATCTGGAC
It encodes:
- a CDS encoding aromatic ring-hydroxylating oxygenase subunit alpha, whose amino-acid sequence is MDRTEEITLIKEIIGLAEQKSAYLDASISHSPISRYCSPDRFERERAMIFRRKPTVAAHSSELAEPRAFLARDVMGLPVLLARDDSGQVRAFLNVCRHRGARLERETSGCKRVFTCPYHGWSWTNDGDLRAVPQEAQGFPDLPRSERGLRRLPAAEAHGFIWVIADPDAGGDLNVDNWLGGMAAELDWLALADHRIAVEETIEIAANWKVLVEGGIEAYHFRVAHAATIAPHFPDNLSTYQMFGSHMRSVLPRRTMTALGDTPEQEWSIRKDANLLYSLMPTTQMLVQQDHIVWINSTPLSEGQTRMRLATLVPADTPDTPQMQAHWEKNHKITHMTLREDFDLGEEIQAGFASRGNPSHLFGRFEGALNRFNLLVEELIAG
- a CDS encoding amidohydrolase; this translates as MSKHIHGCICCSGDFGQIFKTNQRVKDLKEQVAEGSWSSRWGMDLGSLGRRDFLKGGAAIAGLAAALPSGAKAQGTSTLVFTGGTVLTVDEDFSEAEAIAIRGNRILAVGTAGEVRSVAGADALVVDLEGKTVLPGFVDPHTHVVSGAVMDAVMEYVGMARFGTVAEVLDHIAARAADAPAGEWLVFRNFDPAVQEGADELTFADFDAISTEHPIFVINASGHLAYANLAAFEASNVPMDVQNPPGAEFVRDADGNLTGVIKNNVAFLQVLSGYPKLASTDPVDALVGLLSKWSALGLTTVSELALGGLTQSPADVDILMGAAATGRLAARLRGYPFYSIGADVWDAADITPNMGNALARVSGYKLVADGSNQGYTGLQREPYLNSDNYGIAYIAPDDLVEMAVERASKGWQLAIHGNGDAAIDNVLDACEAVRDAGIDMSRVRARIEHCSILHDEQIARMKELGVSASFLIGHVHYWGVAMRDEVFGEEKAQLLDRCKSVEDAGVGFTIHSDFTVTDPDPLHMIEMAVTRKTWKDPDYVLAPDEKVSVETAIRAITSEAAWQLFSDHEVGSLEPGKLADLVILDQDPRKVDPDTIKDIAVLETWMDGRQVYKRGA
- a CDS encoding TetR/AcrR family transcriptional regulator codes for the protein MAEHTEAADRYVKLASRHFAERGYTGVSLAAIAREAKVTKQALLHFFGTKERLYAAVLSALATRLCTEIDELPGERAEDRLMHYFERQGVGSLQDARLVIRALLESDETAKIWPLKPYLDKLVVLALQTERWQGAAQEEVLAGLYQLIGASQYFSISTPTLSGMYGTGAMEALHQHTRQNAKEAVAAFLGR